The genomic stretch ATCTTTCTCGCATTTTTGTATGGGTTTAAGATCTATATCACTTCTTTCTCAGAAACCACAATGATCGTGTATAAGGCTCTCGCCTCCATTCCTATCTTTCTAATAGGAGTATATTCTCTTTCTCTAATTGTTCTTTTCGGTGCGGAAGTAACCGCTTGCGTGCAATTTCCGGAACGTTACTACGCTCCTTTTCAATTGATAGAGGAGCATCATACTTCTTTCAGTTATGAATTCAGAAAACTGATCGCAGTATTAAAAGCAGTCTATCAGGTGCAGAAGGAAAATAAGGTTCCTCCTAAAAATTTCGACTTGGCCCGGCGTTCCGGACTTCATGCCGAAGAGATCCCTCGCTTGACTAAAACACTTACGCAAGCAGGGCTTCTTGTAGAAACTAGCGAAGGCTCGACTTGGCTTCCTGTTGTTTCGGGAGAAGATCTGACTCTAGGCGATTTCTATCGTAAGATTCCGGAAGCCTTATTAAAAGAGGACCCTTCTTTTCAAATCTATCCGGAGAAAGTGAAGGATAAGATGGAGAAGGCCGAAACTTCTTTGCAGAAAGACTTGGACGCAGTCCATTTTCGAGATCTATTGGATTAAAACATTTATAGGAACGTTTATAAAATCGATCCAGACGATCGATTTTAAGGCCGAAAGAAGATCAAACTGGACACTCCTTCTTTCGGAAGAATGATCCGAATAGAAGTTCCCTCTTTCGAGTCCACTTTCACTCTACCGCGAATTTGTTGTACTAGACTTTCAACCAATTTCATACCGATCCCGGTATCTTCCGCTTCGGCAGAAGGGAGTCCTTTTCCGGAATCGGATACACTTAATATTATATTTCCTGCATCTTGTTCCAAACGAACGGAGATCTCACCTGCTTCTCCATCGCAATATGCATGTTTCAAAGAATTGGTGACGAGTTCATTCAGAATCAGACCTAGAGGCATCGCCCTTTCGGGATCCAATTTGATATTCTTGTCCATCTCGCTCTTAACTAGGATCCTTGTGGATTCATTCTGATAAGCAGTTGTCAGATTTTGGATCACTGAACCCAGAATAGAATCCACTCCTATCTGAAGAAGGTTTTGAGAATCATAAATAATCTGATGGATCTTAGCTATAGAAAGAATTCGATTCTGAGCAATTCTCAGAGCGTCGGATATCTTTCCTGTTCCTTGGCTTTCTCTTTGTAATGAAAGAAGTCCTGAAACGATCTGTAGATTATTATTCACTCGATGGTGTATTTCAGTAAGTAGAAAAGCCTTCTCCCTTAGTTCGTTTTGGATCCTCTTCTGATCATCTTCTCTCTTAACCTGCTCTCTATGCATCGAATCCACATACAAAAAGATAAGAAGAAACATTACGAATAGATCCCGAGCGAATCCCTCATAATCATCCAGGAGATCACTGATACCTGAATGTTCTAAAAAATTTGAAATAGAAAGAAATACACCTGTAGAAAGAGAAGCCACTGCAAAGATCGCAGGCCCAGGAAGGATTAAATGTCTTCGGATACTTCTTAAAAGAAGAAAAATACTAGAAGAATACAGTACGAATGCAATTGCATTCATGAGTGCTACAGGATTCATACAAGATCCTGCTTAGCCATGAAGTAGACTCGCACAGCAAATAAAAAGAATACTCCAGATAGAAGAAATGAAAAGTGTTCTAAAAAATTCAACAGATCGGGGAGAAAGAATCCTTCTAAAACCGTAAACACGCTGCTTAACCAAACAAATAGGAAAGCGATAAATAGGAGTTTGTATCTCGGGATCATCCCGATTTGATAGAGGGCTATGATTACGACGAGACCTATCGAGTCAAAAATGAGGTTCAAAATCTCGCTGAGTTGAAACATAAGAACAAGAAGATGATTGTAAGCGAAAAAACGACAGTATGTCAATTCGGTTTTGATACCTACGTTATCGGATATGTCACTGGAAGTTATTTCATTTTCTTACGGGATTTCACGAGCCAACGTAATGGACCATGCCCATAATTTCCCAATCTATCTCCAGGGTTTGCAAACTTACAACGCGCGAGAGAAAGACATCCACATCCGATACAAGCAGTTAGTCCACTTCTCAACTTTTCTAATTCAGCAATCTTCTCTTCTACTCTTTCTGTCCATCTTTTGGAAAGCTTAGCCCAGTCCTGGCCACTCGGAGTATGATCTTCGGGAAGCTTCGAGATCTCCTCGGCAATTTCTTCCAGGCTCAAGCCTACCTTCTGAGCAAATACAATGAATGCGATCCTTCTAAGCACATGCCTTGGATACTGTCTATGGCCCGAACCTGCGCGGACAGAGCGAATCAGTTTACGTTCTTCGTAAAATCTAAGAGCAGAAGAAGCTACTCCACTTCTCTCTGCGACTTGACTGATTGTGAGTAAATCATCCATTCCCAAAGTTTGAACTCTATAGCTTGGAAATGTCAAGTTCACTTTAACTTGAAGTTTTTACAAAATACCGACTTTGGTCGAAAAATAGTTAAAAACACAAATTTTTTACTAAAAATCATGCAAGAAGACTTTACTTCAAGTGCACTTTAACTTGTAGAATGTACCTTAAAAAGTTTATTCAATCGGAAACGCATGAAACCAGTTTTCACTAAATATCAAATTTTTCTAATAGTCTTGTTGGCTTTCTTACAATTCACTATCGTCTTGGATTTTATGATCCTCTCCCCTATGGGAGTCCTCGTGATGAAGGAATTAAAGATCGCAACAAATCAATTCGGCTTGGTCGTGTCGGCCTACGCTTTTAGCGCAGGTCTGTCCGGAATCTTAGCTGCGGGGTTCGCGGATCGTTTCGACAGAAAGAAGTTCTTACTCTTCTTCTATACTGGCTTCGTTGCAGGCACAGTGCTTTGCGGAATTGCTCCGGACTATGATTCACTTCTTATTGCAAGGATCATTACAGGATTCTTTGCAGGCGTAATATCTTCTATCAGCTTCGCGATTATAGCGGATCTATTCCCGATGGAAGTCAGAGGAAGAGTCATGGGTCTAGTAATGACCGCCTTTGCTGCAAGCCAAGTCGTAGGACTTCCTATAGGAATGTATTTCTCCACAGTTTGGGGATGGAGAGCTCCCTTCTTAATGATCGCAGGTATCTCAGGTCTATCCGGGATCATTGCATTAATCTACGTTAAGCCTATCATTGGACACCTAAGTCAAAAAACAGACAAGCATCCGTTTGCTCACCTTCTCTCCACCTTAGGCAAAGGGAAATATCTACCTGGATTCGCAGCGACCATGCTTCTTCCTACCGGAGGATATATGCTCATGCCTTTCGGAAGTGCATTCACAGTTCATAATATGGGAATCGCTTTAGAGAGCCTTCCTCTTATCTATATGATCACTGGGATTAGCTCGATCATTGTCGGCCCTATTATGGGAAGGATCAGTGACGCTGTAGGAAAATATCCTGTCTTTACTGCTGGATCCTTAGCTGCTATTCCCATCGTGATCTTTTATACACATTTAGGAGTGACTCCTCTCTGGTTTGTAATCGTGGTGAACTGCGTGCTATTTGCAGCGATCACTTCTAGAATCGTTTCAGCGAGTGCATTGAATTCTGCGGTTCCCGAAGTTCAGGACAGAGGAGCCTATATGGCGATCAGCTCTTCTATGCAACAGGTGTCCGGAGGAGTGGCTTCCGCTATAGCTGGAATGATCGTAGTCCAAACAGAAAGCGGATATCTGACTGGATACGCAAACTTAGGTTTTGTTGTGGCGACTACCACTCTTATCACCGTGATCATGATGTATAAAGTGGACCGATTGGTAAAAGGAAAAAGCCAAACAGGCGGACAGCCGGCGGCTTCACCTCAGTTCAGCGAAAATTAGATCGGGGATCTAAAAGGAATTTCTATGGAAAGAAGAAGAAAGTTAGTCCCCTTTCGAAATTTTTCCGTCAGACCTTTGCGTTTAGCTTGGAAAGCGGAGGAAGATTCGAAGATAATGACTGATAAATTTGCTCCGCAAGACCAAGAGAAGAATTTGCGGAAAGATTTTTGGAATACTCGTCGTAGAGCATATCTTCGAAAATTTCTTCTGCGTAACCCCCATCTATAAGTCCCGACTTATGGACGGTGGTTTTCATTTCCTTCAACATCATCTTTACGAAAATGGATTCGAATTCGACAGAAGCATCATATAGCTTCTTTCGATACGGATCTTGATTGATCTCTTCCTTAATATTATGAGGCATCTTCACTTCAGAAGAGGAAACTTTTCCGGAAAGATTCTGATTAAATTCCTCTCTTAAAACTTCGGGAAAAGTTTGACCTTGTTTTAGGTTCTTCTCCTCTCTCAGAAGTTTTTGAACTTCTGGTCTTTCAGAAAGATTCAAACGGTTTTGATAATCTTGGATATGATCGATCATTACTGTATCTCCAATTCTGCGTGCAATGCACCTGCAGCTTTCAATGCCTCTAAGATTGCGATAATATCTCTCGTGGACGCGCCCACCTTGTTCAAGGCTTCCACTACGTCCGACACTTGAGTGGACTCTTCAATCACGAAAGATTCTTTAACTGGAGTAGTTTCCTTGGAGAGTCTAGTAGGTCTTCTGTTCTTATCTGCAACCGAAAGACTTAAGCCCGAACGAGCAACTGCGACTTCGTCGATCGCAATACTTCCGCCCATAACGATGACTCCGGATCTTTCATTGATCACAACCTTTGCTTTGGTACTCGACTCTACTGTTAAATTTTCTAAGTC from Leptospira semungkisensis encodes the following:
- the soxR gene encoding redox-sensitive transcriptional activator SoxR; this translates as MNLTFPSYRVQTLGMDDLLTISQVAERSGVASSALRFYEERKLIRSVRAGSGHRQYPRHVLRRIAFIVFAQKVGLSLEEIAEEISKLPEDHTPSGQDWAKLSKRWTERVEEKIAELEKLRSGLTACIGCGCLSLARCKFANPGDRLGNYGHGPLRWLVKSRKKMK
- a CDS encoding sensor histidine kinase — translated: MNPVALMNAIAFVLYSSSIFLLLRSIRRHLILPGPAIFAVASLSTGVFLSISNFLEHSGISDLLDDYEGFARDLFVMFLLIFLYVDSMHREQVKREDDQKRIQNELREKAFLLTEIHHRVNNNLQIVSGLLSLQRESQGTGKISDALRIAQNRILSIAKIHQIIYDSQNLLQIGVDSILGSVIQNLTTAYQNESTRILVKSEMDKNIKLDPERAMPLGLILNELVTNSLKHAYCDGEAGEISVRLEQDAGNIILSVSDSGKGLPSAEAEDTGIGMKLVESLVQQIRGRVKVDSKEGTSIRIILPKEGVSSLIFFRP
- a CDS encoding MFS transporter, whose product is MKPVFTKYQIFLIVLLAFLQFTIVLDFMILSPMGVLVMKELKIATNQFGLVVSAYAFSAGLSGILAAGFADRFDRKKFLLFFYTGFVAGTVLCGIAPDYDSLLIARIITGFFAGVISSISFAIIADLFPMEVRGRVMGLVMTAFAASQVVGLPIGMYFSTVWGWRAPFLMIAGISGLSGIIALIYVKPIIGHLSQKTDKHPFAHLLSTLGKGKYLPGFAATMLLPTGGYMLMPFGSAFTVHNMGIALESLPLIYMITGISSIIVGPIMGRISDAVGKYPVFTAGSLAAIPIVIFYTHLGVTPLWFVIVVNCVLFAAITSRIVSASALNSAVPEVQDRGAYMAISSSMQQVSGGVASAIAGMIVVQTESGYLTGYANLGFVVATTTLITVIMMYKVDRLVKGKSQTGGQPAASPQFSEN
- a CDS encoding rod-binding protein, with protein sequence MIDHIQDYQNRLNLSERPEVQKLLREEKNLKQGQTFPEVLREEFNQNLSGKVSSSEVKMPHNIKEEINQDPYRKKLYDASVEFESIFVKMMLKEMKTTVHKSGLIDGGYAEEIFEDMLYDEYSKNLSANSSLGLAEQIYQSLSSNLPPLSKLNAKV